A segment of the Myxocyprinus asiaticus isolate MX2 ecotype Aquarium Trade chromosome 10, UBuf_Myxa_2, whole genome shotgun sequence genome:
tatctatctatctatctatctatctgtctgtctatctgtctgtctgtctgtctatctatctatctatctatctatctatctatctatctgtctgtctatctatctatctgtctgtctatctatctatctatctatctgtctatctatctatctatctatctatctgtctgtctctctgtctgtctgtctgtctatctgtctatctatctgtttgtctgtctgtctgtctgactgtctatctatctatctatctatctgtctgtctgatctgtctatctgtctatctatctatctatctgtctgactgtctgtctgactgtctatctgtctgtctatctgtatatctagctatctatctatctatctatctgtctatctatctatctatctgtctgtctatctgtctatctgtctgtctatctatctgtctatctatctttctatctatctgtctatctgtctgtctatctgtctgtctgtctgtctatctgtctgttgtctgtctatctgtctgtctgtctgtctgtctgtctgtctgtctatctatctatctgtctgtctgtctgtctgtctgtctatctgtctgttgtctgtctatctatctatctgtctgtctgtctatctgtctgttgtctgtctatctatctatctgtctgtctgtctgtctatctgtctgtctatctgtctgtctatctatctatctgtctgtctgtctatctgtctgttgtctgtctatctgtctgtctatctgtctgtctgtctgtctgtctatctgtctgttgtctgtctatctatctatctgtctgtctgtctatctgtctgttgtctgtctatctatctatctatctgtctgtctgtctgtctatctgtctgttgtctgtctatctatctgtctatctatctgtctatctatctatctatctgtctgtctgtctgtctgtctatctgtctgttgtctatctatatgtctatctgtctgtctgtctgtctatctatctatctgtctgtctgtctatctatctatctatctatctatctatctatctatctatctgtctgtctgtctgtctatctgtctgtctgtctatctatctgtctgtctgtctgtctgtctgtatgtgtgtgtgtgagcgtaagTGCAGATGAGACGAGACGAGGGAGAGCtagggctctttttaaccaaaattgaaataaatgtaggatattttagacattgcttgacgttcttaaccgatttactttaaccaatgtacttgttttaattggttattttgttgtggtagcctgtacagctctttgaaataactgaaataatttggcaaagtgatgtggaaccgttatgtggtcaagaactggaactacttcatagctgtgcgtttactggaaaataactgcacaccttagaacgtccgtggaccaatcagaatcaagcattcaacagacccgtggtataagcaTTTTTAAGAAATGAGCCATTGGGCCACcctgtatacatatacataaatatatatgtatacacatatactgtatatacatgtaaGTGACCCTAATctattgaccggtagtgtgtatatatatatatatatatatatatatggttaaaAGTTTTTAACTGCGCCATCCTTCAATTGCATCCACTTTGTAAagctgcattacattgtgacagattcATAAAAAAATCTGTGCTGACAAGTGCCACTCAAACTGttcagatcagactgaaatgatcagggatcttgtttaaaataaacttcagcctCTCGTCTCTAACGTCGGGATTCTTCAGAAGGATCTACAGAGAGTTAGGTGCTACACACAGACAGAAACGGCACATGATTTAACACACTTTACCATATTTTACTCTCATTgttagttcttctggtgtttaggaataatagtaTCAATCCTACTTCCTCTTTATTACCTCACAGTGATTGAATAGGCCAAGTTTATGGAGCCATTGTTGACATGTAAATGTTGGCGCTCTTACCTCAGGAGGTTGCATCTACTGGGATCTCGTTCATCATAGATGGTTAACTTCAGGATTCTGCTCAGGTGAAGAGGAAACCAGCACACTGCAAACAACAGCACAAGAAAGAATACTGTTCTGGCCACCTCATGTCTCTGTTGAGCAGAAGAGAAGATACAAatcaattaaattatatttgtgtTCCATATGACTCACATTAATGTACTAAAAGAGCAACTAATTGACAGCCGTGTCCTGATAGATAGAGGCGGTGTGAGGGTCACTGGATATCCAGGGCTTTAGCCGAGACATCTTTGGATGTGTCTGGGGCAAACCTTTGAGtcaatctttttttgtgtgtgtgacattttTATGCTGTTGGCTCACCAGGTGTTTAAAGATTTTGTGTAGAAGTGACTCTGAGAGAAACACAGTTGCTGGGTTGTCCAAAGAGTTTTGCAAGTATCTTAAAGTTTTTAATTCCTCAAGCACACCTGTACACTTCACTTGtttgacaaatttccatcaaactgaactgagtaatctttaaataatgtacatttaatacattcagtaTAAATATGAAGTAGAACAtgggggtcaaattgacccgatAGGGTGTGATTTctgcaatattttattaataaaaacatttaattacttAATATTTCATGTGAAACTTTCCattgtcattttaatatttactgtttataagttcagaaaaaataacattattatatcACTTCCCCAAATCTTCATaaagggggtcaaaatgacaccTATGCATAACATTTTTAGTTGTAAGTTGCAAGCTCAAACTTACTTTTCATGTGACACTGTAATGTAAGTTTTTTCagcaaactgtatttttttaacttttaaaaatatacaggtgggtcattatcaaaatatggtgacaaacatcTCCTTTGTCTTTTCAGTCATAAATAAAAAGATTTCAAATAGTCAAGAAACATCATTTAAAAGGCACATTTCTATAAcctaaacttttattttaaaatataaaatggttTGTCTCTTTTTGgtaaagaaaacttaaaaaaataaataaataatgatatagattatgaaacattttgagactctcagccttttttcttatttttcttatttgacattatatatctctgggtataTATAAGGTGGCTcttgaaaaactgcttttgttttgttccaaatcatgtcaactgtatctgagaaaaaaaattgtgttgatatgacaaagcaatcaaaagttatagcattacaaacataatttatcttagtgttcaaaatgtttcaatgtgtccaaaagcctctccaaacaaataaaacattataattgtacataagaactaattacacatgcaaacacaacaatgactaaaggtttgcatagcatgcagacatgattttagtaatgagatttcacagaatgagtttcattctgtgccatttgagacATCGAGTCTGTTTCATGTACttgcgccatctcctggtggtcatatgtaacattgtgcttcgtgtggattatctaatgatctatgcatctgattatcttgtgtgtagACTTGTTTGAAAGATCATCACctcttctaagtaatggtatgtaatactttataagcaaaaatgcggcatattagcaacaccaacataattgtcaaagacatatacttagctattactcactatatttttgtctgtgagtaaaacaaataggctggttgtattctactctttgagagctttccaacaacatatgacgcatggctatttgatcagtttgacgTTTTTACTGATTGAAATCATATGTACCGTGCAAATTTGTTTTtagaaattatcaaaatggaacacttctgatttatctgcaattTTCAAAGCACtcgttcagttttggtcataatgtctacatgcattggaaagtagagcttctaaactttcaaatgatacctattttgtgttggtcaagcctgtagttattaatattttgtatagtatatttttttctcgtgggcccatccaagcttaaaagGTTAAATAAACCTCATTTAAGTCTTACTATTGGCAGGAATCATTTTAAATGGACTAAACTCACTCTTCACACTCAGTTATGGAATAACTTTCTGAAATTTGAAGGCCAAACGCACCGACTTCATGTGTTTATTCAGAGCCAACTGCTTTACGCTTTCACTTAAGATCCTCCAAGACATCAGCGAGTAAAATACAGCAGTGCAGGCCAGCGGCATGATGAAATAAACACCAAACAGCCACCAGTCTTTGACCACTTTATAAATCTAGAACAAAGAAACAAGAGTTAGAGATACACTTGATGTTTTTTCAAGGGAAACGTGTCATCTTTAGACACATAAGAGCTGTTTGATGAATAGAGTCTTTCATTGCAGCCACTGTTGTCTGTATCAAATGCTCCCCACAGACATCAAAGTGAATTATTATTCTAAGAAGCTAAATAAGCACAGCAAGAGATaatatttatattgcatttaataTATACCACTTACAAATTAATatgtcatccaaaaatgaaaattctgtcattatttactgtacatttcattaggaacaacatgggggtgagtaaataagtgaGTAAAAACAGTGCTTATTTTCCATCAAGGACATTACCTGCATAAACTGAGTGGATTGCACAGGATGAAGGAGACAGATCCTCAGATGCTCGCCTTTGTAATCCATCGTAATCAAGTCAAAAGCAACAGCCTCTGGAACAGCTAGTAGAGCTGATATCATCCATATTAAAGATAACTTGAAAGCTGCCCACTTGGGAAATTTGAGACCTTTCATGCCACTCCTTGATGCAACAACTCGGTACCTTGAGAACATAAAGCATTTAAGCCCTTAGCGAGGCCATGTTTAACAGTGATTTTACCAGAGTTACAGGGGTTTAAGGTATATTTAAGACTTTGCATCGTGCCCAACATCCCTTAAAGGACAAAATATACTCTACTTATAAATATACTctatataaaaacttttttttttctttactatggcgggcaaagacaaagagtccaaaatgaatgcaatcccagatgcagttttttgttcaaccaaaatcccaataataaccagaaaaaaaatgaagatttggtacataatgcaggacttttatgtataaacacactggggactcttattttgaaatgactaaatgatgaaaaaaacgaTCTCAACTATCaacagatttttgccgataacagatagttccaaaaagcaactattggcaccgattaatcagtgaaGCCAATATATCGTTCTacctctacgcaagtacgtgaacgtcAATAGAGCGTAACAGTCgagttctggaagtaaaaatcacattcattttctccataggtgaattcatttttaataataacttataaaactttaaaacagACCAACCGTGAcgtccgaggttgttaatcgattgtatatgcttctgctgaagacatcagtccatgttatttaaataaaataaaaaaataaatcatgtttaatagctgaattctgggtgaagaactacactacccatgattctgGGGGGAAATATACAATCAGAAAATCATGGTGAAAAAAGTGTgttaaaagagctctgcagcgaccgcccacttccatgacgcactgcaaatgacagcctggtctcatgaacattacgtgaccgtggaaaattttttgcaaaacaaaattaccgGATTCATTaaacatttcgctgcagtttcccagtgaaatgtccagtggggggtgccAAAATCAAGTGAAattgtgtcgtaatcagacaaggtttttaaggtgaacattagattgaggttttaatgagtaaatgtaccttcctaacctaaacatttaacctaaacctaaccaatagtgtaatAAGAGCAAATGAGAGatcaacaaaacagacatccttaccctaaaccaacacctaaacctaaccggtaGTGTCCTATaagcaaatgtgacattaaaagcacattttctgaagcaactacATAATTTTATGTcacttctataacacttttgtctcacgtgtcagcttgcatgtTTGGCTGTGCTCGAACCACggtcttccgagtccaaagtccaacactctatcaggtgagcgaGCGTGGAAGCAAGTCCCATTGGAATAAgggtgtaaatgtaggtgggtctgaaatacaagtgttaaaatgtgtcgctttcaaatgatgcgttacagtaaaagtgtttcgatatcataaatTACTCAcatagtgtgtgagtaatagaatgaaaaataagtgtataaagtcataaacagccattgttacacatgatttgtgtgaaagttaataaaacgcATAGTTGTAGCGcccctagtgttcatttcaccaagaaactgcagccaaatgtagAATGTGGCAGgtaaagtcagtttgcaaaaattttgttatagtaacattcattctatgagactagattGGTAAATGATGCAACCAAGTTGGTCTcccaacactctcaaactactaatATGTTGCAATAAAAtattacttataatcaacaacgtTAAATCAATGAGTTTGTATtggattacgtcattcgcaatgcttcatgggatagtagttaattccctcattaaagatgttaagtacacagtcttgtatctttgtacttttgcacttttttgcttcaaatcaaagtttgtaatgttgtgattcacctcagagctggttggtttggttaatggcttacaactcttttatataggattttatgaaatcactatggaataaatgaatgggaaaaatacatccggaaccaagatggctgaataTGTGGGCGGGTACTGTTGCGCCCTATTCATAACACAATTCAAGTACACATTGGATTCAatattgccacaaggggcgctatagcggaCATTAGTGCGAACTGTCCGCTTCtgtggtgagttttctctttcaagtcatcTACTGTCACGGTTGAGCAATGGTTTGAAGAGAAAATGGTtaaagtcagtatatttatagcaAGTTACCTGTATAATAACACATACAGTTTAATTGCACAGACTTTTGAAGTAACTCTATcatccccttgagtactgaggtttgttactgacACAGTAATGCAAGAGCAGCAATGTGTCTGCGTATTTGCAGAAAATATGTTTCTGGTTTTATCCATGGTAAAATAACTGTAATGCATGGCCATGCACATTCCAGCAGAAACAAACATcttattactagtaaaaattcctAAACCATGAATGACTGTGTTACCAGTCCTGCTCGATCCACTCTAAATGGGATTTGAACCGGGGTCTCCGGCCcgggaggcgggtgcactaacaaggaggctaaagcccctAGCATCAATCATTAGTGCGCtgcttgaggccaggggagtgtggcatacacactgcacagctacctaccatttactcacccccctaaacctcactcccatccgggtcacagtACCATTGTTaccagtcctgcttgacctgctctgAGTGGGATTTGAACTGGGGTCTCCAGCACTGGAGGCAggcgcactaacaaggaggctaaaggctacagcccctagtgtgcCACTTGAGGCCAGGCGAGTGAGGCTTACACACTGCAtggctacctaccagctggctaatGTTACATTCactcccctaaacctcactcccatctgggtcatggcaccactgttactggtcctgcttgacctgctctgAACAGGATTTGAACTGGGGTCTCCAGCACTGGAGGCAggtgcactaacgaggaggctaaagcccctagcatcagtcgctagtgcgccacttgaggccagggaagtgaggtttacacactgcacagctacctaccagctggctactgttaaaCTTGCACAAAACACTCTTACCTGTCTATACTCAGTGCACACAAGCTCAGTACTGTTACTCCAACAGAAGTCTTCTGAATGAATGGCACCAGTTTACAGAGCACGACACCAAATGGCCAGTCCACCGCTATAAGCTACAAACCAGAACAAACTcttttcatcattttgttttgAATGTTGCTATAAATTTACAAAACAACTCTGACAACAGCAGCATATTTACCTTGTAAACATTAATGGGAATACCAATCATGATATGCAAAATGTCACCAAGCGCCAGACTGCCAATGAGAATATTGGGTCCACTTCTCATGCATTTGTGCTCTTTGATTATTTTCAGGAGAGTCACATTTCCAACGATTCccaaaatgaacacaaaacatgagacGACACTGTTGATGTACTTGAAGGCGTCTTTGATTCGTATGGGCCCTGAGCACACAGCTAGTGGTGCTGGTATCTCTTTCACTGGAGTTTTGGTTGTGATGTACGAGTTGTTCTGTGATTTCCACAAGATATTCTTTGTGTGGTCGAATGAGGTTTCAGCTGCAATAGGTTCATTTGTTAACCAGCTGGGACTCTGCGTCTGAGCACTAATGAATTCAAGTGAACAGTTAAAACACAGCAATAAACAGAAAATGATGGACGCCTCCATGTGTAAAGATTCCTCTTGCTTCTGAGATAAAACAGAAAGAagatgtaaatatactgtattcactgcacaaaataatattcttaatgtgcaatgcaaaaatattttcaaaattttcagtgaaaaatatttacattttcttaatcTTCTTattgcgttcgggtcatttttgacccaggagaggaagatacaattttttaaaatactaCATAGTTTTTAGTACAGGAACCAAACTTcccaagactatcaaaatacacattatatatttttttcaaaatttttaataatttttttttagagatataaccatttaaaatgTATCAACCTGATTTTGCTGTAGTTattatatattttgaaatgtcaaagaatttctaaatgttactatttaaaaaaatggaatattaataacttttatatttgtcagttaacatgccaaaaatctAAATctgtttacatgtatgaacagttcaGAACTTATTAATGatttacaatatagttttagataaaaaacatcatatgaatgattttaagcttgaattCCACTGAATGCAAAAGGTGTCTACAGATTCTGAACGCAGAATCTGAGAAGTAAAATTGTGTATGATTTTAAAGCtggagtatgtaactttttcagtgttcaaatactatcttctatcccagcttaatatgcagagatgactataagtaagccattcagagGTTAATTTTCCTCGAaacctgtaaacactgtgtctctgtggcgctataaaaatgtCTGTGTTCGTTTTAGTGAcacgcttagacccgccccaacaatgttactcaaccaatggtgtgagttaacTATTCAAAAAGGGTGTATTTGGAAAgcttttttgaaaacattgtttattttgcaattctgttgAGTGCCGCTAGtgacgcagaaattacatacttcagctttatgactttttttcaaagaaCATATCTTAAATGAAGTTGTGAAATAGTTTTTCTAGTTTTATAGTAAACGATGAGAGATAAACAATATGATAGTGAAATAAAGTTAATtcaatgttttctgaaggtttaaaggcagaaatgcgaagcttattttataaaagcatttacattaattcttctgttaaaacttttgtattaattgagctgtaaagttgttaaaattgtaatttttacagtcgttttagggtttacagagtTACATATTCATGCCAACAAAgtggtaaaattggctataactttacacggttaataagtgattttatcacactaaaatcatgttaacacacatattgtttatggcttatatctatacttttgaaacagtgagtattttaacgtttgcggattgaacccattcacttccattgtaagtgtctcactggaacacgcattcttgctttttcttttttaaagaaaaggaggtacatttacatgtaca
Coding sequences within it:
- the LOC127447615 gene encoding endothelin receptor type B-like, which translates into the protein MEASIIFCLLLCFNCSLEFISAQTQSPSWLTNEPIAAETSFDHTKNILWKSQNNSYITTKTPVKEIPAPLAVCSGPIRIKDAFKYINSVVSCFVFILGIVGNVTLLKIIKEHKCMRSGPNILIGSLALGDILHIMIGIPINVYKLIAVDWPFGVVLCKLVPFIQKTSVGVTVLSLCALSIDRYRVVASRSGMKGLKFPKWAAFKLSLIWMISALLAVPEAVAFDLITMDYKGEHLRICLLHPVQSTQFMQIYKVVKDWWLFGVYFIMPLACTAVFYSLMSWRILSESVKQLALNKHMKSRHEVARTVFFLVLLFAVCWFPLHLSRILKLTIYDERDPSRCNLLSTFLILDYIGLNMASVNSCINPIALYLVSKRFNSYFKASLGSCCRSSSPVLVQEERQNFMRSKVTEPPSDNSNSIKQESSSSNIEKITRHFSSKLCLS